In Neorhizobium sp. NCHU2750, a single genomic region encodes these proteins:
- the ttcA gene encoding tRNA 2-thiocytidine(32) synthetase TtcA, producing the protein MGMNAGIADELDETVEGLAPALFADAPSSVSFNKLRKRLLRQVRQAFEDFGMLKGQERWLVGLSGGKDSYSLLAVLLDLKWRGLLPVELIACNLDQGQPNFPKHILPDYLASIGVKHRIEYRDTYSIVKEKVPSGATYCSLCSRLRRGNLYRVAREEGCQALVLGHHREDILETFFMNFFHGGRLAGMPAKLLNDEGDLMVLRPLAYCAEDDLAKFAAAMEFPIIPCDLCGSQDGLQRNAMKQMLADIETRMPGRKDTMLRALAHVNPSHLLDPKLFDFSGLMAAPAD; encoded by the coding sequence ATGGGCATGAATGCCGGCATCGCGGATGAACTGGACGAGACCGTCGAAGGACTTGCCCCGGCACTGTTTGCCGATGCGCCGAGTTCGGTCTCCTTCAACAAGCTGCGCAAGCGGTTGCTGCGACAGGTGCGTCAGGCCTTTGAGGATTTCGGCATGCTGAAGGGTCAGGAGCGCTGGCTCGTCGGCCTGTCGGGCGGCAAGGACAGCTATTCGCTCCTCGCCGTGCTGCTCGATCTCAAGTGGCGCGGGCTGCTGCCGGTCGAACTCATCGCCTGCAATCTCGATCAGGGCCAACCGAATTTCCCAAAGCACATCCTGCCGGATTATCTTGCCTCGATCGGCGTGAAGCATCGGATCGAATATCGCGACACCTATTCGATCGTGAAGGAAAAGGTGCCGTCGGGCGCCACCTATTGCTCGCTCTGTTCCAGGCTGCGCCGCGGCAATCTTTACCGCGTGGCGCGGGAGGAGGGCTGTCAGGCGCTCGTCCTCGGCCATCACCGGGAAGATATTCTCGAAACCTTCTTTATGAATTTCTTCCATGGCGGTCGGCTGGCCGGCATGCCGGCCAAGCTGTTGAACGACGAGGGCGACCTGATGGTGCTCCGTCCACTTGCCTATTGCGCCGAAGACGATCTGGCGAAATTTGCCGCCGCCATGGAGTTTCCCATCATCCCCTGCGACCTCTGCGGCTCGCAGGACGGCTTGCAGCGCAATGCGATGAAGCAGATGCTCGCCGATATCGAGACGCGTATGCCCGGCCGCAAGGATACGATGCTGCGCGCACTTGCCCATGTGAACCCGTCCCATCTTCTTGATCCGAAACTTTTTGATTTCTCCGGCCTGATGGCCGCTCCCGCCGACTGA
- a CDS encoding inositol monophosphatase, whose amino-acid sequence MTLPLDVTRLADLLKQAAKAEILPRFRRLGGNDVRSKSEPSDLVTEADEAAERLIRREIATLAPGALFIGEESVAADPTLLEKLGDADFAVVVDPIDGTFNYASGIPAFGVMAAVVYKGETVAGIIYDPMGDDWVMAEKGAGAYLRRPDGDAVKLHVAAPQPLGEMIGMASAGYFFGTTREQILANLAKVRLFASYRCAAHEYRTFASGHVQFALYNKLMPWDHLAGTLISTEAGGYVRRLDGSVYLPHHVDGGLLVATDEDSWKTLRREIIG is encoded by the coding sequence ATGACCTTGCCGCTCGATGTCACCAGACTCGCCGATCTTCTGAAACAGGCGGCAAAGGCGGAAATCCTGCCGCGCTTTCGCCGGCTTGGCGGCAATGATGTGCGCTCCAAGAGCGAGCCCTCCGACCTTGTGACGGAGGCGGACGAGGCGGCCGAGCGGCTGATCCGCCGCGAGATTGCAACGCTCGCACCCGGTGCGCTTTTCATCGGCGAGGAATCGGTTGCTGCCGATCCGACGCTTCTCGAAAAACTGGGCGATGCCGACTTTGCCGTCGTCGTCGATCCGATCGACGGCACCTTCAACTACGCCTCCGGCATTCCGGCTTTCGGCGTCATGGCGGCGGTTGTCTATAAGGGCGAGACCGTTGCCGGCATCATTTACGACCCGATGGGTGACGATTGGGTCATGGCCGAAAAGGGCGCAGGCGCCTATCTGCGCCGGCCGGATGGCGATGCGGTCAAGCTCCATGTCGCCGCCCCGCAGCCGCTTGGCGAGATGATCGGCATGGCATCGGCCGGCTATTTTTTCGGCACCACCCGCGAACAGATTCTCGCCAATCTCGCCAAGGTCAGGCTTTTCGCCAGCTACCGCTGCGCGGCACATGAATACCGCACCTTCGCCAGCGGCCACGTGCAGTTCGCGCTCTACAACAAGCTCATGCCCTGGGATCACCTGGCAGGGACTTTGATCAGCACCGAAGCGGGCGGCTATGTCCGCCGGCTGGATGGCTCGGTCTATTTGCCGCACCATGTCGACGGCGGCCTGCTGGTCGCAACCGACGAGGACAGCTGGAAGACCCTGCGTCGCGAGATCATCGGCTGA
- the hspQ gene encoding heat shock protein HspQ has protein sequence MKQRHAKFMIGEVVRHKVFPFRGVIFDVDPEFANTDEWWNSIPIEIRPSKDQPFYHLLAENDDSEYVAYVSEQNLEHDENEEPLRNPQVYQIFELRDGGQFKPKAILAN, from the coding sequence ATGAAACAGAGACACGCAAAGTTCATGATCGGGGAAGTCGTCCGTCACAAGGTATTTCCGTTCCGTGGCGTCATATTCGACGTTGATCCGGAATTTGCCAATACTGACGAATGGTGGAACTCGATTCCGATCGAGATACGTCCGAGCAAGGACCAGCCCTTCTATCATCTCCTCGCGGAAAACGACGACAGCGAATATGTCGCCTATGTTTCCGAACAGAACCTGGAGCATGACGAGAACGAGGAGCCGCTTCGCAACCCGCAGGTCTACCAGATCTTCGAACTACGCGATGGTGGCCAGTTCAAGCCGAAGGCAATCCTCGCCAATTGA
- a CDS encoding DMT family transporter, whose product MAVQSKAGSGGALDWFIFSLVPIFFASNIIFGRGIIGDVAPYTTAFLRWAGSTLVMLPFIVMDRRASFAFVRNHFWLWLLLGGLGMGVCGGLVYWSLTYTSAANGTLIYTTSPLFIILFQWMFSGRSVSGRELAGMVVAFAGVIYIVVHGDPVALLHLKFNIGDLGILIAAICFAIYSILLKNPHLQELRPLALFGIIAFSGTIVLLPPSLAEFLSGGAVPSSASAWWKIAGMVAFASLAAFFCFQHVVRVFGPATAGVTLYLMPPVSIVMAVLFLGETFEPYHALGIVLVLGGVVLASLKGKGVKGRRDADAGHKPARS is encoded by the coding sequence ATGGCCGTTCAATCAAAGGCCGGCTCGGGCGGTGCGCTCGACTGGTTCATTTTTTCCCTGGTTCCGATTTTCTTTGCCAGCAACATCATCTTCGGTCGCGGCATCATCGGTGATGTTGCGCCCTACACGACAGCATTCCTGCGCTGGGCGGGCTCGACACTGGTCATGCTGCCGTTCATCGTTATGGACAGGCGGGCCAGCTTTGCCTTTGTGCGCAATCATTTCTGGCTCTGGCTGCTGCTCGGAGGGCTCGGCATGGGGGTCTGCGGCGGGCTCGTCTACTGGTCGCTGACCTATACGAGTGCGGCAAACGGCACGCTGATCTACACGACATCGCCGCTCTTCATCATCCTGTTCCAGTGGATGTTCAGCGGCAGGTCGGTCAGCGGCCGCGAACTTGCAGGCATGGTCGTGGCCTTTGCCGGCGTGATCTACATCGTCGTGCATGGGGATCCGGTGGCTCTGCTGCACCTCAAATTCAATATCGGCGATCTCGGCATCCTGATCGCGGCGATCTGCTTTGCGATCTATTCCATCCTGTTGAAGAACCCGCATCTGCAGGAACTGAGGCCGCTAGCGCTTTTCGGCATCATCGCGTTCTCCGGCACGATCGTGCTCCTGCCGCCCTCTCTTGCCGAATTCTTGAGCGGAGGCGCTGTACCGAGCTCTGCCTCCGCGTGGTGGAAGATCGCCGGCATGGTCGCTTTTGCTTCGCTCGCCGCCTTCTTCTGCTTCCAGCACGTGGTCAGGGTGTTCGGCCCGGCGACCGCCGGCGTGACGCTCTACCTGATGCCGCCGGTTTCGATCGTCATGGCCGTGCTGTTTCTTGGCGAAACCTTCGAACCCTATCATGCACTCGGTATCGTGCTGGTTCTGGGTGGCGTGGTTCTTGCTTCTTTGAAAGGGAAAGGCGTCAAAGGTCGCCGGGATGCGGATGCGGGCCACAAACCGGCTAGATCTTGA
- the glnA gene encoding type I glutamate--ammonia ligase, with amino-acid sequence MTSASEIMKQIKENDVKFVDLRFTDPRGKLQHVTMDISAVDEDMFADGVMFDGSSIAGWKAINESDMVLMPDPVTVHMDPFFAQSTMVVFCDILDPISGEAYNRDPRGTAKKAEAYLKASGIGDTVFVGPEPEFFVFDDVKYKADPYNTGFKLDSSELPSNDDTDYETGNLGHRPRVKGGYFPVPPVDSLQDMRSEMLTVLTEMGVVVEKHHHEVASAQHELGVKFDTLVRNADKMQIYKYVVHQVANAYGKTATFMPKPVFGDNGSGMHVHQSIWKDGKPTFAGDEYAGLSESCLYYIGGIIKHAKAINAFTNPTTNSYKRLVPGYEAPVLLAYSARNRSASCRIPFGSGPKAKRVEVRFPDPAQNPYLGFAAMLMAGLDGIKNKIHPGKAMDKDLYDLPPKELKKIPTVCGSLREALESLDKDRKFLTAGGVFDDDQIDAYIELKMTEVMRFEMTPHPVEFDMYYSA; translated from the coding sequence ATGACGAGCGCAAGCGAAATCATGAAACAAATCAAGGAAAACGACGTCAAGTTCGTTGACCTTCGCTTTACCGACCCACGCGGCAAGCTGCAGCACGTGACGATGGATATTTCCGCCGTCGATGAGGACATGTTTGCAGACGGCGTGATGTTCGACGGTTCCTCGATTGCCGGCTGGAAGGCGATCAACGAGTCCGACATGGTTCTCATGCCGGACCCCGTCACTGTTCACATGGATCCTTTTTTCGCCCAGTCGACGATGGTCGTATTCTGCGACATCCTCGATCCGATCTCGGGCGAAGCCTATAACCGCGATCCGCGCGGCACGGCCAAGAAGGCGGAAGCCTATCTGAAAGCATCCGGTATCGGCGACACGGTATTCGTCGGCCCGGAGCCGGAATTCTTCGTGTTCGACGACGTGAAGTACAAGGCCGACCCCTACAATACCGGGTTCAAGCTCGATTCGTCCGAACTGCCGTCCAATGACGACACGGATTACGAAACCGGCAACCTCGGCCATCGTCCGCGCGTCAAGGGCGGCTATTTCCCGGTACCGCCGGTCGACAGCCTGCAGGACATGCGCTCGGAAATGCTGACCGTGCTCACCGAAATGGGGGTCGTGGTCGAGAAGCATCACCATGAAGTGGCTTCGGCCCAGCACGAACTCGGCGTCAAGTTCGATACGCTGGTGCGCAATGCCGACAAGATGCAGATCTACAAATATGTCGTGCATCAGGTCGCCAATGCCTATGGCAAGACCGCAACCTTCATGCCGAAGCCGGTTTTCGGCGATAACGGTTCGGGCATGCACGTGCATCAGTCGATCTGGAAGGACGGTAAACCGACATTCGCCGGCGACGAATATGCCGGCCTGTCGGAAAGCTGCCTCTATTATATCGGCGGCATCATCAAGCATGCCAAGGCGATCAACGCCTTCACCAACCCGACGACCAATTCCTACAAGCGCCTCGTACCCGGCTATGAAGCCCCGGTTCTGCTTGCCTATTCAGCACGCAACCGCTCGGCCTCCTGCCGCATTCCGTTCGGTTCCGGCCCGAAGGCGAAGCGCGTCGAAGTGCGGTTCCCTGATCCGGCGCAGAACCCCTATCTCGGTTTTGCCGCCATGCTGATGGCCGGCCTCGACGGGATCAAAAACAAGATCCATCCCGGCAAGGCGATGGACAAGGATCTTTACGACCTGCCGCCGAAGGAATTGAAGAAGATCCCGACCGTCTGCGGATCGCTTCGCGAAGCGCTGGAAAGCCTCGACAAGGACCGCAAGTTCCTGACCGCCGGCGGCGTGTTCGACGACGACCAGATCGATGCCTATATCGAACTGAAGATGACCGAAGTGATGCGCTTCGAAATGACGCCTCACCCGGTCGAGTTCGACATGTATTATTCGGCCTGA
- a CDS encoding P-II family nitrogen regulator: MKKIEAIIKPFKLDEVKEALQEVGLQGITVTEAKGFGRQKGHTELYRGAEYVVDFLPKVKVEVVLADENAEAVIEAIRNAAQTGRIGDGKIFVSNVEEVIRIRTGETGVDAI; this comes from the coding sequence ATGAAGAAGATCGAAGCGATCATTAAACCCTTCAAGCTCGACGAAGTGAAGGAAGCCCTTCAGGAAGTCGGCCTGCAGGGCATTACGGTAACCGAAGCCAAGGGTTTCGGCCGCCAGAAGGGCCATACCGAACTTTACCGCGGCGCAGAATATGTCGTGGACTTCCTGCCCAAGGTGAAGGTCGAGGTTGTACTTGCAGACGAGAATGCGGAAGCCGTAATCGAAGCCATTCGAAATGCGGCACAGACTGGACGGATCGGCGACGGCAAGATATTCGTGTCGAACGTCGAGGAGGTCATCCGTATCCGCACAGGCGAAACGGGTGTAGACGCGATCTAA
- a CDS encoding NAD(P)H-hydrate dehydratase, with protein MLMTSSPTLLTPLEMAEADRLAAQSGIPSFELMLRAGHAVAAAALAHFPGALRFAVLCGPGNNGGDGYVAAKALAESGATLDVFALGETAALKGDAKSAFDMWGRGATPLDAYDPRPGDVVIDALFGAGLSRPVSDPVRRLIADVTGAGLPVLAVDLPSGLCGLSGRPLGAAFNARRTITFMARKPGHLLLPGRSLCGDMEVVDIGIPRRLMQAAAGRVSENRPDLWRNELPVAGPDTHKYRRGHLVCFSGEASKTGAARLSAQAALKCGAGLVTLASPADALEINAAHLTAVMLREIDSKADLDEWLADGRLSTFVLGPGFGIGGKARGFALALSGKTLVLDADGITSFKDDRDALFAAFAGGEPHLVLTPHEGEFSRLFPDLAADDSLGKVEKALEAARRANAAVVYKGADTVIAAPDGRAAINTNGPPWLATAGSGDVLAGIVGALSAQGMPAFEAAAAGVYIHAEAANMAGPGMTAEDLADHVGKAMAATVTGH; from the coding sequence ATGCTCATGACCTCGTCACCCACACTGCTCACTCCTTTGGAAATGGCCGAAGCCGATCGATTGGCTGCTCAATCCGGAATTCCCTCCTTCGAGCTGATGCTTCGTGCCGGCCATGCCGTCGCAGCCGCAGCACTCGCGCATTTCCCTGGGGCCTTGCGCTTCGCCGTATTGTGCGGGCCGGGCAACAATGGCGGTGATGGCTATGTTGCGGCAAAGGCGCTGGCAGAGTCGGGCGCCACGCTCGATGTTTTCGCTCTCGGCGAAACCGCCGCATTGAAAGGCGATGCTAAATCCGCCTTCGACATGTGGGGAAGGGGTGCGACACCGCTCGATGCCTATGATCCTAGACCGGGAGACGTCGTCATCGACGCCCTGTTTGGCGCCGGCCTGTCCCGACCGGTATCCGATCCGGTCAGGCGGCTTATCGCCGATGTCACGGGCGCCGGCCTGCCTGTGCTGGCGGTAGACCTGCCATCGGGCCTCTGCGGCCTGAGCGGCCGCCCGCTTGGCGCAGCCTTCAACGCAAGGCGCACCATTACTTTCATGGCACGAAAGCCCGGCCATCTGCTTCTCCCCGGCCGGTCCCTCTGCGGTGACATGGAGGTTGTCGATATCGGCATCCCGCGGCGGCTCATGCAGGCTGCAGCCGGCAGAGTTTCGGAGAACCGACCCGACCTTTGGCGTAATGAGCTGCCGGTGGCAGGCCCCGATACGCATAAATACCGGCGCGGCCATCTCGTCTGCTTTTCCGGTGAAGCGTCAAAAACCGGCGCCGCCCGGCTTTCGGCGCAGGCGGCCCTCAAATGCGGGGCCGGGCTCGTGACGCTCGCATCTCCCGCCGACGCGCTGGAAATCAACGCGGCGCATCTAACGGCGGTAATGCTCCGGGAAATCGACAGCAAGGCCGATCTCGACGAATGGCTCGCCGATGGCAGGCTGTCGACCTTCGTCCTCGGCCCGGGTTTCGGCATTGGCGGAAAGGCGAGGGGGTTTGCCCTGGCCCTTTCCGGCAAGACGCTCGTGCTCGATGCCGACGGCATAACCTCGTTCAAGGACGACCGCGATGCGCTGTTTGCAGCCTTTGCCGGCGGCGAGCCGCATCTCGTGCTGACGCCCCACGAAGGCGAATTCTCTAGGCTGTTTCCCGACCTCGCCGCCGATGACAGCCTCGGCAAGGTCGAAAAGGCGCTGGAGGCAGCAAGGCGGGCCAATGCCGCCGTCGTTTACAAGGGAGCGGATACGGTCATCGCAGCACCCGATGGTCGCGCCGCAATCAATACCAACGGCCCGCCATGGCTCGCCACCGCCGGATCAGGAGATGTGCTGGCCGGCATTGTCGGCGCATTGTCGGCGCAGGGCATGCCGGCCTTCGAAGCCGCCGCAGCCGGCGTCTATATCCACGCCGAAGCCGCCAATATGGCCGGCCCCGGAATGACGGCGGAAGATCTTGCAGACCATGTCGGCAAGGCCATGGCCGCGACGGTGACCGGCCACTAG
- a CDS encoding DUF72 domain-containing protein, which translates to MSKSGKIRTGIGGWTFDPWEGTFYPEKLPKKRQLEYASGKLSVIEVNGTYYGSQKPETFAKWASEVPDGFIFSLKASRFTTNRKVLAEAEESIGKFLNQGLVELGDHLGPLLWQFAPTKKFEPDDFEAFLKLLPEALEGLPLRHVVEVRHDSFKVPEFVALIEKYNVAPVCAEHFDYPMIADVTADFVYARLQKGSDDIATCYADTDMNAWAARLKTWAEGRVPGDLPLVDDARNVSRTPRDVFAFFIHEGKVNAPQGAMAMQDLVNKG; encoded by the coding sequence ATGAGCAAGAGCGGCAAGATCCGCACCGGCATCGGCGGCTGGACCTTCGATCCGTGGGAAGGCACGTTTTATCCGGAGAAGCTTCCGAAAAAGCGGCAGCTCGAATATGCGTCGGGCAAGCTTTCGGTCATCGAGGTCAACGGCACCTATTACGGTTCGCAGAAGCCGGAGACATTCGCCAAATGGGCCTCGGAAGTGCCGGACGGTTTCATCTTCTCACTGAAGGCCAGCCGCTTCACAACCAACCGAAAGGTTCTGGCCGAGGCCGAAGAGTCGATCGGGAAATTTCTCAACCAGGGCCTTGTCGAACTCGGCGACCATCTCGGCCCGCTTCTGTGGCAGTTTGCGCCGACCAAGAAATTCGAGCCTGACGATTTCGAGGCGTTCCTGAAGCTTCTGCCTGAGGCGCTTGAGGGCCTGCCGCTGCGCCACGTCGTCGAAGTGCGGCACGACTCCTTCAAGGTGCCAGAATTCGTGGCGCTCATCGAAAAATACAATGTCGCGCCGGTCTGTGCGGAGCATTTCGACTATCCGATGATTGCCGACGTGACTGCCGATTTCGTCTATGCCCGGCTGCAGAAGGGATCGGACGACATTGCGACCTGTTATGCCGATACCGACATGAATGCCTGGGCCGCGCGGCTCAAGACATGGGCGGAAGGCAGAGTGCCGGGGGACCTGCCGCTGGTCGATGATGCCCGTAACGTCAGCCGGACGCCGCGCGACGTGTTTGCCTTCTTCATCCATGAGGGCAAGGTCAATGCGCCTCAGGGAGCGATGGCGATGCAGGATCTTGTGAACAAAGGCTAG
- the uvrA gene encoding excinuclease ABC subunit UvrA: MSELKTISIRGAREHNLKGIDLDLPRNSLIVMTGLSGSGKSSLAFDTIYAEGQRRYVESLSAYARQFLEMMQKPDVDQIEGLSPAISIEQKTTSRNPRSTVGTVTEIYDYMRLLFARVGVPYSPATGLPIESQTVSQMVDRVLAFEEGTRLYILAPMIRGRKGEYKKELADLMKKGFQRVKVDGQFYEIADVPALDKKYKHDIDVVVDRLVVRADIGARLADSLETSLKLADGLAVAEFADKPLPANETAAGGSANKSLNETHERVLFSEKFACPVSGFTIPEIEPRLFSFNNPFGACPTCDGLGSQQKVDENLIVPEPGRTLKDGAIAPWAKSSSPYYNQTLEGLGKVFGFKLSDRWDKLSKAAQDAILKGTEEKIEFNYADGARSYKTVKTFEGIVPNLERRWKETDSAWAREEIERYMSAAPCPACAGYRLKPEALAVKINKLHIGEATEMSIKVARDWFSGLPEHLNAKQNEIAVRILKEIRERLQFLNDVGLDYLSLSRNSGTLSGGESQRIRLASQIGSGLTGVLYVLDEPSIGLHQRDNARLLDTLKHLRDIGNTVIVVEHDEDAILTADYVVDIGPAAGIHGGTVVAEGTPSQVMANPKSLTGKYLSGELGVAVPAERRKPKKGKELKVFGARGNNLKNVTAAVPLGVFTAVTGVSGGGKSTFLIETLYKSAARRVMGAREIPAEHDRIDGFEHIDKVIDIDQSPIGRTPRSNPATYTGAFTPIRDWFAGLPEAKARGYAPGRFSFNVKGGRCEACQGDGVIKIEMHFLPDVYVTCDVCHGKRYNRETLDVHFKGKSIADVLDMTVEEGVEFFSAVPAVRDKLQSLFDVGLGYIKVGQQANTLSGGEAQRVKLAKELSKRSTGRTLYILDEPTTGLHFHDVAKLLEMLHELVNQGNSVIVIEHNLEVIKTADWIIDIGPEGGTGGGEVVATGTPEQIVKEERSYTGHFLKELLERRPVKKVQAAE; this comes from the coding sequence ATGAGCGAACTCAAGACCATTTCCATACGTGGTGCACGCGAGCACAATTTGAAGGGCATCGATCTCGACCTGCCCCGCAATTCGCTGATCGTGATGACCGGCTTGTCGGGGTCCGGCAAATCCTCGCTTGCCTTCGACACGATCTATGCGGAAGGCCAGCGGCGTTATGTGGAAAGCCTGTCGGCCTATGCGCGACAGTTCCTGGAAATGATGCAGAAGCCAGATGTCGACCAGATCGAGGGCCTGTCGCCGGCGATCTCGATCGAGCAGAAGACGACCTCGCGCAATCCGCGCTCGACGGTCGGCACGGTTACCGAGATCTACGACTATATGCGTCTGCTCTTCGCCCGCGTCGGCGTGCCCTATTCTCCGGCGACGGGGCTTCCGATCGAAAGCCAGACGGTCAGCCAGATGGTCGACCGGGTGCTGGCCTTCGAGGAAGGAACGCGCCTCTACATCCTTGCGCCGATGATCCGCGGCCGCAAGGGCGAGTACAAGAAGGAACTCGCCGACCTGATGAAGAAGGGCTTTCAGCGCGTCAAGGTGGATGGCCAGTTCTACGAGATTGCCGATGTTCCGGCACTCGACAAGAAATACAAGCACGACATCGACGTCGTCGTCGACCGCCTCGTGGTGCGGGCGGATATCGGTGCGCGCCTGGCGGACAGCCTTGAAACTTCGCTGAAGCTTGCCGATGGCCTGGCCGTGGCGGAATTCGCCGACAAGCCCCTGCCCGCCAATGAAACTGCAGCCGGTGGCTCCGCCAACAAGTCGCTCAACGAGACCCATGAACGGGTTCTATTCTCGGAAAAATTCGCCTGCCCGGTTTCCGGCTTCACCATTCCGGAGATCGAGCCGCGGCTGTTTTCGTTCAACAATCCGTTCGGCGCCTGCCCGACCTGCGACGGCCTCGGTTCGCAGCAGAAGGTGGACGAGAACCTGATCGTGCCGGAACCGGGGCGCACGCTGAAGGACGGTGCCATCGCGCCCTGGGCCAAGTCGTCGTCGCCCTATTACAACCAGACGCTCGAAGGTCTCGGCAAGGTGTTCGGCTTCAAGCTGTCGGACCGCTGGGACAAGCTCTCCAAGGCGGCACAGGACGCGATCCTCAAGGGTACCGAGGAAAAGATCGAGTTCAACTATGCCGATGGCGCACGCTCCTACAAGACGGTGAAGACCTTCGAGGGTATCGTTCCCAATCTTGAGCGCCGCTGGAAGGAGACCGACAGCGCCTGGGCGCGCGAAGAAATCGAGCGCTACATGTCGGCAGCCCCCTGCCCGGCCTGCGCCGGCTATCGCCTTAAGCCCGAAGCGCTGGCGGTGAAGATCAACAAACTGCATATCGGCGAAGCCACCGAAATGTCGATCAAGGTGGCGCGCGACTGGTTTTCCGGCCTGCCGGAACATCTGAATGCCAAGCAGAACGAGATCGCGGTGCGTATCCTCAAGGAGATCCGCGAGCGGCTGCAGTTCCTCAACGATGTCGGCCTCGACTATCTGAGCCTGTCGCGCAACTCCGGCACGCTGTCGGGCGGCGAAAGCCAGCGCATCCGGCTTGCCTCGCAGATCGGCTCGGGCCTCACGGGCGTTCTTTACGTGCTCGACGAGCCGTCGATCGGCCTGCACCAGCGCGACAATGCCCGCCTCCTCGACACGCTGAAGCATCTGCGCGACATCGGCAATACCGTGATCGTCGTCGAGCATGACGAGGATGCGATCCTGACGGCCGATTATGTCGTCGATATCGGACCGGCGGCCGGCATTCATGGCGGCACGGTGGTGGCCGAGGGCACGCCGAGCCAGGTGATGGCCAATCCGAAGTCATTGACCGGTAAATACCTGTCGGGCGAGCTCGGCGTTGCGGTTCCGGCCGAGCGGCGCAAGCCCAAGAAGGGCAAGGAACTCAAGGTTTTCGGCGCGCGCGGCAACAATCTGAAGAATGTCACCGCAGCGGTTCCGCTTGGCGTGTTCACGGCAGTCACCGGCGTATCGGGCGGCGGCAAGTCCACGTTCCTGATCGAGACGCTCTATAAGTCGGCCGCACGCCGCGTCATGGGGGCGCGCGAAATTCCGGCCGAGCATGACCGGATCGACGGGTTCGAGCATATCGACAAGGTGATCGATATCGACCAGTCGCCGATCGGCCGTACGCCGCGCTCCAACCCGGCCACCTATACCGGCGCCTTCACGCCGATCCGTGACTGGTTTGCCGGCCTGCCAGAGGCCAAGGCACGCGGCTATGCGCCCGGCCGCTTCTCCTTCAACGTCAAGGGCGGCCGTTGCGAGGCCTGCCAGGGCGACGGGGTGATCAAGATCGAGATGCATTTCCTGCCGGATGTCTACGTCACCTGCGACGTCTGCCACGGCAAGCGTTACAATCGCGAGACGCTGGACGTGCATTTCAAGGGAAAGTCGATTGCCGACGTGCTCGACATGACGGTCGAGGAAGGCGTCGAGTTCTTCTCGGCGGTGCCGGCGGTGCGCGACAAGCTGCAGTCGCTGTTCGATGTCGGTCTCGGCTATATCAAGGTCGGCCAGCAGGCCAATACGCTGTCCGGCGGCGAGGCGCAGCGCGTCAAGCTCGCCAAGGAATTGTCGAAGCGCTCGACGGGACGCACGCTCTACATTCTCGACGAGCCGACCACCGGCCTGCATTTCCATGACGTGGCGAAACTTCTAGAAATGCTGCACGAGTTGGTCAACCAAGGCAATTCCGTTATCGTCATCGAACACAATCTGGAGGTCATCAAGACGGCCGACTGGATCATCGATATCGGTCCCGAAGGCGGAACCGGCGGCGGCGAAGTGGTCGCCACCGGCACGCCCGAACAGATCGTCAAGGAGGAGCGCTCCTATACCGGGCACTTCCTCAAGGAGTTGCTGGAACGCCGGCCGGTGAAAAAGGTGCAGGCGGCGGAATAG